The Primulina tabacum isolate GXHZ01 chromosome 1, ASM2559414v2, whole genome shotgun sequence genome contains the following window.
GCTTTCTCTACGAAGACCAAGAAGAAGAAGCCGCAGACCCTTTCTCTTCAGGAATTCACCACTTATGGCGGGCCAAAGCCTCCGGCGGCACAGTCGAAGGGCTTGACTCCGGACGAGCTTATGGTTCTTCCCACCGGGCCGCGTGAGCGCTCGGCCGAGGAGAATGATCGCAATAGGCTCGGGGGTGGATTTAGATCTTACGGAAGAGGCGACAGGGATGATCAGCCCCGCCGTCTGGGAAGCTTTAGTAGGGAGTCGAATCGTGAGTTTACACCGTCTAGGGCGGATGAGAACGATAATTGGGGGGCGGGGAAGAAACTCTCTGTGAATAATGGGTTCGAGCGGAGGGAGAGAGTGGGATTTTTCGAGGATTCACAATCACGAGCCGATGAGGTTGATAATTGGACCTCGAAGAAGAGTTTTGTACCCTCGGAGCCGAGGAAATATGATAGAAGAGGGAGCTTTGGACCGGATTCAATCAATGGTGGTGCAGATTCAGACAATTGGGTGAAAAGGAAGGAAGAGGAGGGAAGGAAGACCGGAGGATTCTTGGATAGCCTGAGGGAGAGACGAGGGGTTTTTGAATCGAATGGTGCGGATTCTGAGAGTTGGGGAAGGGACAGAGGAGGGGTTACCAATGGCAGTGGTGGTAGACCGAGGTTGAATTTGCAGCCTAGAACTCTGCCTGTAGGAGAAGGGCAGAAGAGTGATATCGGGAGCGTGGTGAAGCCTAAAGGGAGTAACCCCTTCGGAGAAGCTAGACCAAGGGAGGAAGTATTGAAGGAGAAGGGACAGGATTGGAAAGGGATTGAAGAGAAGCTAGATTCTACAAACACAAAGGAGATTGATGCTATGGGGTCTATTGATGGGCGGCCGATTGTCGAAAGGAAAAGCTTTTGGAGTGGGAATGTGGGGGAGAGGTTGCAGCGGGAAGACAAAATTGAGAGGGCTTGGAGAAAGCCCGACTCCCTTGATTCCCGTCCCTCAAGGTGTGTGATGAAAGACATGATATATTAACGATAATAAAGTTTTATTTTCGGATGTTATCTTTATGGTAATGATTTATTCTTTGTTTGGGTTTATGGTAAAAAAGTATCTTCTGCTCGTTTCATGCACGCATGCGTTTCTGTGAGTTGATCTGCTTGTGTCATCCTGACGTGATTTGTCAACTCATTTGTTACTGATTGCCCTTCCTAAACAAAAGTGCCAACTATGCTTTAGAGGATattaatttgtttatttttcaCTCGTTTGTTTCATAGATCACTGGTTTTCTTGGAAATCTTACTCTTTACATTAGCAGCATCAGATAAGACTGCATAGTTTTTATGAGGGAAAAAACTCGGATGAAGTTTTTTAATCTACCCAAAACTGTATTGATCCTATTATTGGCTATAAGATCCCATATGCTAGTGTATATCGATTTCGTATGTTGGTTAATCCATCTTTATTTCATTCACTGCTTACGAGTTGCTGCAAAATAATGATGTAAAGCTTTGTAAATGTGTTTCCTAGTTGTCGGGAGTCTTGAGTTATGATGTCTCATGCACCCATGATGTTCTTATGTTTTGGTTGCTCGTTTTTGGAACTCCGGACAAAATTTATATTGTTCTTGCAGATTTGTcgggtattttattttttaacctTTCAATTACGCTTGATGACGTCATTTTCTTAAACAAATTGTTGATCAAGGTTATTTTGCAAATTTCTGCCAGATCTGTCTGTCGCTGTTAGTGAACTTTGTTTTTcggtttcttttcttttatagTGCTGATATCCGTGCTGAGAACACTGCAAATGGACATACCGAAGACGCTGAAGAGAACACTTGAAATGGACATACCGAAGATGCTGAGAGAGATAAGTTTTGATGGCaaacaaatttattgaatatatgtTGTAATTTTCTCCATATTCTGTTTCCCTTGGTGTTCTTGCGTGGTACATTTTAGAGCAATTTTGGTAGGCTTAAAGGAAGGTTGTCATATTTACTTGGTGTGATAACTTAATGTGTTTCCTACTTCGATATTTGGTGGTCATTTTTTATTTGTCATTGGTTTGGCGATGTTGTTATTCACTGTGACGTACAGAAATACTAAGGATTTGTAtttgtatgtatttgtatgtaTTTGTTTACCTTGGTGAAATTATTGTGGGAATCTAGAAGCTATTGATGATAAATGAGTGATGATATATGTACAatcatatttcattatttcTATAATAATTTTACACCACAGCTAAAATTCTTTCGATGCTGTTCCATTtatttaaacaatttttttttttatcaatctcTATATTTTATTTACTCAACTATTAGTTTTTATCCTTAATTCATTTGTTATAACTAATTGATACTCACTTGCAAAATCAAAcatgatatataataaatcaatatcatcatcgtcacaaattttcataaataccttaataattttttttttaaagatttggTCCCtaaattttcttgttttttttaccgttatatatataataaattattatattgcAACTTAggactatttttttaaaaatcaaaattcatcaattagtttccaatcatctatcaAATATATTACTGTTTACCAAAAAATATCAAAGAGATACTGTTAAGTGAAACCGTAACGATGTATATGTTAATAATCATATACAGGAGTTTTGTGAATATAATTAATGAATTtttgtttatataattttttttttgtgctaAGTAGGTTGTAtccaaaatttttaaagattattgtAAAATTGAGACCattacaaataattattttaatgaaattttataacTAGTTAGaagtaattatttaataattttttaatttaaaaggatttataactgtgttttatatttttttaaacaaaaattctGTGATGTATTCATTTTGTGGACCTGGATATGATATAAGAATTTACAAAAAaacatgatatatattttttatatttaaataaaatttaaaactttaggAAAATGGAAGGGTTATGCTTGTCTGATCATCACATGTTAAAATTCCCCTCATTTTAACACTCCAATTATCGAAGCAAAAAGTGAAATTACAATTCTAACCCTAATTCCATTAATTTCTACACGCCTAATCTTTATGacaaataaaaactcaaataaAAGTTTAGGTAAATAAAAAGTTATAccaatattattatattttacaaaaaatatatttcacataaaattaaaatataatatacacgatcttatgtatatatatatatacacataacgTCAATGTTTTGTCAGATGGTATTTATTAAAAAAGACGTGAAAATAAAACTAGTCATGAAGGTTTTTAAATGCCAATGCTCCGTAAAATCCAACCTAAAtgtagataaaaatttgtgtgaggcggtttcacatgtcgtattttgtcagacagatatcttatttgggttattcatgtaaaaatattattttttatgctaagagtattactttttattgtgaatatcgttatGCTTGACCCGtcatacagataaagattcgtgagaccgtctcacacgagtCCTACTCTTAAATGCATAAGCAAAATCCACGATgccaaaataaataattttctcCTTTTGTGTATTTGGAAAGATATAGAGATCTGAATTTCAGATCTTCATAATCGTTTCATATTATACTATATATATTCGAAATATCACCACgaaatagtaaaaaaaatggagaaaaCTTTAATCTTACACGGGATTTTGCTCCTCAGCATATTCACTAGATCAGTGAATTCTGAGTATTACTCCAAAACCCAACCATTTTCAACACTGCAAGAGAAAACCACCCACCTCCATTTTTACCTGCATGATACCTTGAGTGGTAAAACCCCCACCGCAATCCAGATAGCCTCTCCAAACTCCACCAACAGCAAGGATGATCCGATCTCATTCGGGACCCTTTTCGCCATCGACGATCCCTTGACTGAATGCCCCGAGCTCACGTCAAAACTCATAGGAAACGCACGTGGGATGTACCTTTCATCAAGCCAAGACAAGTTCTCGACTTTGGTTATGTATGTTGATTTAGGATTTAGCACTGGGAAGTTCAAAGGGAGTTCCATTAGCGTGTTCTCGAGGAATCCGATAACGGAGAAGCATAGAGAACTGGCGGTGGTGGGAGGACGGGGACTGTTTCGGATGGCGAGGGGGTTCATAGAGGTGAATACCTATTACTTGAACACTACAAATGGTGATGCTATTCTGGAGTATAACGTTACTGTTGTTCATCCATGACGGATTACGCTTTTTAATAAGAAATTTATAAGTATTATTAAAACGTTTTCAACAAAGCAGAGAAAGGATTTTCATTTGTTTGATGGTTTTAAGAATCAAAGGTTGAGAGCTTACGTAAAAATTTCAATGTTCATCAACACAGATTGACAGTAACAACAGCAATGgagtaatttaattttaaaccaGAGTAACTGTTAGCGTGTACGGCTCCTTATATAACATTAAAATTAACATTATTACCGATAATAGATATGACATGATATTATAGGACTGTGAATTTACTATTCTTTCCCTatcaacatgacataaaacgTCTTATTTTTATCTCATTCCGTAAATAATTTAGTTTTATGTCATGTCTACAGGTGGAAAAATACTAAATCCACTGTACTAAAATATTATGTCATGTCTACCTGTTGGTAACATTGGTAATTTTAGAGCTATAAATAGTTTATCCATAAAGATctaaaatgtataattcatagtTGAAAGCATTAAAATAAGATTGAATGTATGGATTTGTAAAATTTGTCTACTCTTCGATGTGCATTTGGattgatgaattttaaatatatatattcaaatatatttttattttttaaagaaataagaccataaactttaaatctatgtCTTATATGTTTACAtagtttttaatattaataaagATAGATTTCAAGTTCACCGAATTATAATCTCATTTCCAATTCATTTTGCTTTTTATTACTAAtgtttaaataataaagtttgGATTTATGATTTAGTAATTGTTTcattataataatacaaatccaTGAAGGTCACTCCTTGCAATTGCATATTTCAATTTAAACTTGTGAGAGAGACCCTCTCATTGTTGGGCTTTGGATTTTAGAGGACTATTGGacttttttcattttgaatgtAAATTGAATAAGcatattacaaaaaaatatgttttcaaCAACACTcgaaagacaacgattttattggaaaatcattgtgtttttacttttaacaacgattttaataaaaattgttGTGGATTAACGTGTTTTTTTGTGGATTAGCATGTTTTTTGGCCAAACGACAATGGTTTTAGTTAACCGTtgttaattagcgacggttttagatAATATTTAGTGACAATTTTATTAAAACgtcgcaatttttaaaatagcgACGATTTAAACAAAAAACGTCGCTAATAAACAACCATCTCTTTTACCAACAACAAATATTCGCGTTTTCGGTCCAATTTCCTCCACACCGCTTCAGATCtacaataaatttttctctcttagacgattttagtttcgatttaaggTAAGTTTTTTCGTTTCAATTCTTGGTAAATTTCTAAGTGTTAGTTAGGATCATGAATATTGTTAGCTTAGtcagattgtaagtttttttggtagatttattaaattataaaagtaatttttttattttactgaaaaaatTAACGACAGATTATGtctaaatcgtcgctaattagcgacagtgTTTCTCTAAATCGTCAGCGACGACTtagtcaaaaaccgtcgctaacgattttttaaaaaccgtcgcaatatgATAGCTACGACAATagtttaaaaccgttgtcgttgaacgcactttcaacaacattgtcagttacaacagttttaaatgACCTACGACAACGAATAAAATCCGTTATCTTTTAGTGTTTTTGTTATAGTGGCACCTCATGACCTTGATAACTGAATAATTAAGTGTGAAAGAAGAGTGTCTCACAAAGGAAACAACATTAACATGAATGAGCTTATATTGAGTTACACTTTGTGAATGTGTAAGAATGATTGGTCAATAGGTTCCCTCTCACGTTTTTTAAGCATATTTCACATATTACTTTCATCTATCTTCTTGTCCCTGCCTCTTGCTATTCTGGTTCTTCGTGCTAGGTTAGCTGGTTGCCCCATTGTATCCTTAGAAACAGTCGTCCAACTTGATCCTCAAAGCACATACCGGACGTGATGATTCTCTTTCAAGGACACTGTATTTTGTATATGTCTCGGTTTGCTATAGTTTGAAGCTTTGTTGGTCAACAAACTTATGATCTGTGACAATGTTTGCTTCAACTATTTTTATTGTTGTAAAATACATTCCAGAAAGAAGTGCACATAATATTTCTTTTATCTGCTTCTCGCTAGACGCTAGATATAATAGATGTTATGCAAATgtattcaaaattattttcattaaatgttttaatatgGTATCCATTTCGGCGGATATCTTTAAAGCTGAAGCAAATTTATACTGGATATGCTATCATATAGAGCATTTTCAATATATAGGCTCGTATCATTTggtaaaaaatgatttttcccTTTCCATAGCCTTCAATAATTTTTGATGCACCCGATATTGTTCTAACATTATTTTCATATAATGTTAACTCCAAAAAAATACCTTTTATTTGGAAAaatgatatatgttgtaccacAATCCGCTAAGCATTCATAATGACATTTCATCATTaatctaaaataaaatataactcaataatctaaatatgataaataatatgTAAGACTttcaaatgaaatattttattgaataataataaaacatttattgaataacaaaataaatttccacgacaaatcataaacatgaaCTGAacttgaaaaacaaaaaaaacaagaCCACGATAACCTTAGAAACAATAGAAATTCAAAGTAGAAGCAAtaccaataaaaataattatttattgctttttaacATACCACCACCAATCAAATTATCTATATTTCTATCGGGATGAGCAAAAAAATCAGAGTCCAAGTGATTTATATCAATTGAATCGTTATTGTCCACAAAATCTATCTCcattttttcattttccttGATTGAGTTTTGGTAGAGATCCACAAGATGTTTTGGCGTACGATAGGTACGAGACCAATGTCTTTCCATTCCACATCTATAACATTTTTTTCATACACTTTGGAAGCTTTTCTCCTTCGCTTCTTTATTATTGGAATTCCACTGCTTGTGGCTTGTTTTATGTGTCTTTCCATTTTGTAGCTGATAGTATCTTATTTGGCCACGCCCACGTCCATGTTGACTTtcattgttatgattttgagtggaATTAACATTTGCTTCAGGAAATGCAATTCCATATTATTCGGGAATATAGTTCCATTTGTTTCAGGAAATGATGTTGGATCCAGTTGGGTGCATTATATTTGGTGATTTTTCATGAGTAGCTCATTGTTTTGTTCAGCAACTAGTAAGCACGATATGAGTTCAAGGTACCTTTGAAATCTACTGTAATGCCTGGTTattcgtacaaatgataataatgcgcttatgtcatttattatgtagtcatttagctcattatgttttacatgttgattgatgtatcaatattgagattgaacatgatttttatattgtcCATGGTTTATTGAGAATCAATAGGTGTTTAAATAGTGATAGTGATatgtgtaggtagaagtagtgtaatgaagttggtaggaaatgagatgaaaatatgatagttTTTACGgattttagcataatgatttgaatattgatccacaTTGTGTGAGGCCAccaccattagaaagctaagatataatgctacaactttcatgttttgggttttgtccaaatcattgtggaagacaagccaaaagtgccccgaagtgtgtcgtgtgtatcgtcattcTTTCACTGATACATGTTAGGAGAataagcataactttttactcagacatCCAAATGATATGAAACCAGTTGGAGATTCAagcaagacatagagctacaactttcatgtttaccactttttaaGATTATGAACGAAAGAGTCGTTTCTGGAGCGGTCTTTGATGAAACAGTGTGCAggacagaacatgtggcgcccgagcggtaagattttagccgcccgagcgccggtgcATTACAAGAGCAGCGTTTTTACAGAACATTCTGCACCCGgacggtagaaaatgaccgcccgagcgccgcctcaTTTATAAGAAGATAAGTTTCGAAATTCTAGGCAATTCCATTAGCTTCCTTCACTTCCTTACAGCATAAGCTCGAGAGAAACAAGAGACCTTCATCCCAAAAAGTCCTTTTCTTCTtctccttcatcattttgaggTTAGAAGTTcattctccatcacaagaacatcatagaggtgtaagttttcttctcttttagttgtCTACATGTAAAGGAGTGATTTTCACCTAGTATATACATAGTGATGGgtttattgatgtatttgacagtataggaaCGAGAAACACcgtctcaaaccagtgttcttaaGCTTGGAccgtaagttggcatgttcttgaagtaatacatgagtaatattatgatttcaaatacttcccattgattattgctatatgtacattgttagtatcttattgatgaaaacatagcaccatattccattgttatgtattaaatatgtaaggaactcatgaatattgatgataggtgctatgttatgaacatgaacatgaacatgaaaggaaaaggactgattttacatgatatagagcttgttgacatcacgGGTGATTTTAAGTCCAtcaaacctattggccaatatatgttcatggaacgtggggttgccaaaggttgctaCCTGACGTTCAACACAGTAGtaagctatataataaagcaagcaatgtagtacaggtcaactaatgaggctcaagtacaacaatgaacatgaatatatgctatgatatgacatggtttaaagattcattgttgtcacgacttgatatgtatgttccttcgacgcatattgatacgtacaagtgccaacttattgagttttataaactcacgtagctcatatattacaggatcaggtagtgatgatgcataggatgccggttcgccaatggatgcttgtgacgtgcctcacctcgacaagaaccgggacgtcttattgtatagcttccgcatatgtattataatgaattaaatgtcagggtttgaaacaagttttgCAATGTTTATGTCTATATGTATAATGATACAGAGTATGTTTGTTTATAAGACTACGTTTATATGTACGTATTGTTGTTGCTGATTGAGTTGTTGGTATCgacaaaatatagggacatcatgccaaaatttttataaaccgtcaaattgaTGCTCCTTGTTTTGAATTGCttcataatatagatatatcattcaaatcctattttgattatggtaattatgctaagtatagagtaagggtgcaCGATATTGCTGCTGCAGGAGAACGTTTGAtgcatgaaaagtggagaacGTCTTTTCTAACATGTCTTGATCAATGACTTTCTCTCCACACAGTATCAGTCTTGAAATAGTCTTGAATAGTGTAGAGTTATAATCACTTACAGACTTAAAATCTTGTAATCGTAGATAAATCCATTCATATCGGGCTCTTGGGAGAACTACAGTTCTCTGattgtcaaatctttcttttagaTTTTTCCAAAGCTCTCGTAACTCTTTCACAGTGAGTTATTCGACTTTCAATCCATCATTGAGGTGATGACGAAGAAAAAAAGAATGTCTTTGCATGTCCTGCTATGACATTTCATTTCCTTCTTTGATTGTATCTCCTAAATTCGTAGAGACAAGGTGGACATCGACATCCAAAATccatgataaatattttttccagTCAATTCAAGTGCTTCAAATTCAAGTTTGGTGACATTCGTCAttgcaatttaaaaaaatttatataattagaattataataaaaacatattaaaattgtAACATTTATAGAATAAAATTGTAATTACTatcattgaaaataaataatataacaaATTATGCAAGGATAACACATGTTACTACTTTTACTatgtaattttgaaattttgttattttatttgttaaaCTAACATCattgaacataaataataaattattttatctaactATTATCTAGTCTTCATTGTTcatagaaaatataaataaacatgATATCATGTAGTCTATCGAATTTGGTGCGttcaattaataatttatgtatCTATATCAAATTTCGAATTTCGACAAATAATTTATCTTGTTCGTCAAGTAAGCTGCTAACATAGGAACCCAATCAATTTCAAAGTGAAGAAAATGCATAtaagaaaataatgaaaattgtTTTGTCCAATTAATATGAATGGTAGTATTGTGATTGACTCAAAACTTGTCATAAATCTATCAAATACTTGTATTCACATAATATTTTAGCAACTAGTTAAAttatcataatttaaataacataCGTCTTAAACAAACAAGCCAGTATATGATAAGAAAATTTGAATCAAAATAAgaatacatatataatttatattgaatcaatattcttcaagaatattgttgaaacatataatatttatctaaattcttcaagaatatgacaactttatattttatatcaatattattcATAGGTATTGATAGATATTTATGATCTTAGATCAAGATTCTTCGAAAATATTGATAAATCTTATATATTACTCATAGACCTATCAATATTATTGACATAAAGTCGTGTTGTGCTACTTCAGGAGaatcaacataaaattaaaagttgtgtTTTTTCAGGAGCATCAATATAAACCTATAATTTGTCATACTTCGAGAGTATCAATATTAAATATAGATATTGTGTTCTTCGAAAGCATCCATACAAGACTATgagtaaattatttatgaattttaccTTGAAAACaccgtgctgataacgtgttataaatagtgaaaaatataaaaatgaaagaATGAATTGAAATACTTTATTCATCATTTGACACCTCTTCTTATAAAGCACATTTACAGAGTTTGAATAGTTGATAAAATACAAATCTTATCTTAATAATCATATACAATACTTTATCAACATATATTGTTTTTTTagttattattgaaaatataagTTTAAGattcatttaattatatattgagtatgtctcttgtgagacggtctcatgaatcattatctgtgagacagatcaaccatagcaatattcataataaaaagtaatactcttagcataaaaaataatatttttttatggatgacccaagtaagagatccatctcacaaaatacaacccgaCTAACCGTCttatacaagtttttgtcttatatattatatcaaaacatataatcttaaatttatgtgtgtgtttaacgAATTTAAcaattatatatgtataaataaCACACATAtaacatataaatatgattccctttattttcttaaattatATTACAAATTAATATCGTTCCTTTTGTTTCTACCTAAAATTAATATTGTTCTTATTTCTAATTTGTTTTGTCGTCTTCGGCTGCTTCTCTGAATTTTAACGGACATGATACCGAAGAATTGATTACATCATCGTCGACCTCTCTCGCCTTCTTCAAAGCCTTGCTGCAAAATCACGGCCCAAGAAAATTATCTGTGCATTTAAAGTCGCAATTCGGCATCAGAAATCGAAATCTCATGTCAATTTTCAGCAGATTCCCATACTCCCCTCTCTTCCACCACTCAAACACCCAAATTTCTAATACAATAAAAGCCTCACCTTTGTTATCGTCGCCACCCCATAAATTGTCCTTCTTTAATCCCGTTACTATGCAAAGAATACATACCAAAAACCCAAAATTTTCTGCTCCGCCGTCTTCATCTTCGCCTTCGGTTTCTCTTCAACCCGTTGAGGAGCTCCCACCTAAGCTACAGGAAATTGTCAATCTTTTCCGGGGAGTTCAAGAACCAAAGGCCAAGTATGAACAGTTGTTATTCTATGGAAGAAATCTGAACCCTTTggaatctcagtataaaaccaGTGATAACAAGGTGCAAGGTTGTGTTTCTCAGGTGTGGGTCAGAGCATACCTTGATAGTGATAAAAATGTTATCTTTGAGGCCGATTCTGATTCAGTTCTCACTAAAGGGCTCGCTGCACTTCTAGTTCAAGGTCTATCGGGCCGGCCCGTGGATGAGATTGTGAGGGTATCACCTGATTTTGTGGTGCTTTTGGGATTGCAACAGAGTTTAACTCCTTCTCGGAATAATGGGTTCTTGAATATGTTGAAACTGATGCAAAAGAAGGCTTTGCAGCTGTATGTTGAAGCTGAAACGGCTGGAAATTCAACAGGTGAAGAATTTGGAAAAGGGCCGGtcgaaaattcaaatttggaaTCGAATGATGGTGCCAGAGATGATGGATCAAAATCTAGTGAGACTTTTACTGGTGTTAATAATGACTCAGGCAATGGAAGTTTGTTGGGCAGTAGAGGGATTCGGATTAAAGAGATGCTGGAGAATGAGCTCCGTCCCTTAGAATTGGAAGTTGAGGATATATCTTATCAGCATGCCGGACATTCAGGGTTTCGAGGAAGTGACGCTGAGACACATTTCAATGTAAAAGTGGTTTCTGAAGAATTTGAAGGGAAAAGTTTGGTTAAGAGGCACAGATTGATTTACAGCTTGTTGCAAGAAGAGTTACAGGGTGGATTACATGCTTTGTCAATTGTGGCAAATACGCCAGCGGAAGTTGGCACTCCATGAAGTGTTTAGCATGGTTGGGTGTTTTCTCTTGAATAATTGATGACAGAGTATGTGGTTTTTTAAAGATACAATGGATTCCTAAATGATGTACACGTTATCTTGATCTCCGGTGATACATTTACAGTAGCTTTGTAGCatattaattgtttttattttttggtcG
Protein-coding sequences here:
- the LOC142541183 gene encoding eukaryotic translation initiation factor 4B3-like, which codes for MAATVSAWAKLGAWALDSEENEADLLNQHKQDSAPVKGYSNVVELVDYPSLDTAFSTKTKKKKPQTLSLQEFTTYGGPKPPAAQSKGLTPDELMVLPTGPRERSAEENDRNRLGGGFRSYGRGDRDDQPRRLGSFSRESNREFTPSRADENDNWGAGKKLSVNNGFERRERVGFFEDSQSRADEVDNWTSKKSFVPSEPRKYDRRGSFGPDSINGGADSDNWVKRKEEEGRKTGGFLDSLRERRGVFESNGADSESWGRDRGGVTNGSGGRPRLNLQPRTLPVGEGQKSDIGSVVKPKGSNPFGEARPREEVLKEKGQDWKGIEEKLDSTNTKEIDAMGSIDGRPIVERKSFWSGNVGERLQREDKIERAWRKPDSLDSRPSSADIRAENTANGHTEDAEENT
- the LOC142517898 gene encoding dirigent protein 4-like, yielding MEKTLILHGILLLSIFTRSVNSEYYSKTQPFSTLQEKTTHLHFYLHDTLSGKTPTAIQIASPNSTNSKDDPISFGTLFAIDDPLTECPELTSKLIGNARGMYLSSSQDKFSTLVMYVDLGFSTGKFKGSSISVFSRNPITEKHRELAVVGGRGLFRMARGFIEVNTYYLNTTNGDAILEYNVTVVHP
- the LOC142541279 gene encoding sufE-like protein 1, chloroplastic/mitochondrial, giving the protein MSIFSRFPYSPLFHHSNTQISNTIKASPLLSSPPHKLSFFNPVTMQRIHTKNPKFSAPPSSSSPSVSLQPVEELPPKLQEIVNLFRGVQEPKAKYEQLLFYGRNLNPLESQYKTSDNKVQGCVSQVWVRAYLDSDKNVIFEADSDSVLTKGLAALLVQGLSGRPVDEIVRVSPDFVVLLGLQQSLTPSRNNGFLNMLKLMQKKALQLYVEAETAGNSTGEEFGKGPVENSNLESNDGARDDGSKSSETFTGVNNDSGNGSLLGSRGIRIKEMLENELRPLELEVEDISYQHAGHSGFRGSDAETHFNVKVVSEEFEGKSLVKRHRLIYSLLQEELQGGLHALSIVANTPAEVGTP